The genomic interval GGGAGAGGCAGTCGCCGGCCGGTGACTGCCCGAGGAAAGGTTGCCTGGGACACGCATCCCTGTGTGAACGCATGACGTCCCACCCTGGCGCCAGGCTGTCTGGGGCTGAGTCTTAGATCAACACAGCTGTGGGACCCGGACCCACAGCTGGGCAAAGGAGCGGATTCCTCAACAAAAAATAGGATTGTGGGAAAAGTTCTGAAACAAAAACAGCGCAGACAAAAGCCTTAATGACAtcctttcataaaaataaaaaatgcaagagGGGGGAAAAAGCTGGTAAAAGGAGTAGAACTGGGAACACAAAGTTCAGAGGCGTTTGGAGTAAGAGGCTGAGGCCCCGCCACCGCTAAACAAGTTGCAGAAGGCCCAGGCGAGCCGGCCAGTCTGCTGTGCAGGCAAGAGAGAGAGTCTTTGGAGTTTAAACTCTATTCACTGATCCCAACCCGACTGAAACCCACTCCTTTCAGACTTAGACTCTTAGGTCAGAAAAGACCCTTAAAGGTCATTtgctttcccccttcccctcccccaaagtaAGATCCTAGAAGAAAGGCTTTGTGTCCAAAGGTAAGTTATTGGCATGGAAAGGACAGAGTGTGGCTTGATAACCCCACGGCACCTTTCTGCCCTATCGCACACAGCCTATGGCTATTTCAGCCTGGAAGCATCATGAGGAAATAATAAATGCTTTGAAGGTACTTTGCAAATTGTAAACCTAGTGAATCCACTATCCAAGCCTGAGAGGCAACAGAGGTAGTaatggaggaggggagaagagagagcgGACCTGGGTGGGCTTAGCACCTACCGCACATCTGAACTATGCAGAACCATGATGAGCTAATGCAGACGAGGGAGTGTCCCCTTCTCAGAGAATAGGTGTTTaagattctttccttttttgagacagggtctcactagtcattccctggttgtcctgaaactcgctatgtagaccaggctggccaggaactcacagctttttgcctgcttctgccttctgagtgctgggattaaggctcACCCCCTAACTCCCGCCCTTTTAAGATAAAGTAGGTCAGAGCTGGGTGTACTGGTGTACCCCTTTTactcccagtgctagggaggcagacaacctcggagtttgaggccagcctgatctacatggagagttccaggacaaccagggttacccagagaaaccctgtctcaaaaaaaattaataataaataaataaataaatgcaaggtaaataaataaacgaGGTCAGTTTCATTAGCTCCATTTAACAGGCCtgaaaactgaggctcacagaCTAACTTATCCCAAATTCACAGTTAGTGAACTAAAAACAGGTTTTGAACATAGGTTGGCCACGCACTGTATGAAGGCCATGATTTTTCTAGAAGCTCCTGACTTgactattttacacacacatacagaagtcTTCATGACAGGCCAAAGAAAGGATCCTCTGTTTTTCAGTTTTCAGGAGTCCACACAGCCATGGGAATTTCCCTTCCTGTGACCAAATAGCTGGCATTTAACTTCTTCAGCATATAGAGACTGCCTTGTGCTTTCTCAGGTTAGACCTTTCTGTCTTATACTGAAATAGTTGTCCTTGAGAACTTTAATATTCCCAGGAGAAAACTTTTCAGAGACTTCTTTCTTGGGACACAGAAGCCTGAGGTATGACTGAAAAGCGTGAGGCCCCCCGAGACTGGCTTACCTGTGATTTGATACGACACCTTTATATGCCCTGTCCCCGGCCCTGTGCAGTTCTATACTCCTCGTCCAACTGTCCAtctggagttctgagtcagaaagTATTTATAACAACCTCTTAGtgccatctctctgtctctctccgtctctctctcctCATACACCTGATCAAAGCCATGATCTCTGGATTTGCTCAAGATTACCTGTAGATAAGGAGTAAATAGCAGAGCTGtctgatggaacccagggctctggcaCCTTAGACCAATGTCCTTCCAACTATTGGAACTGTCCCACCCCAGAGGTCCCATTGTCCTGTTGATCAATGCCACACACTACTGAACACTTGATTGTTTCCTGTGTTAATCTTGTCCCCAGACATTGTAAGATTCTTGAGCACAGGGGCCTCTGTTTCATGTGAAgcaattctataaatatttaccAGGCTGATTGGTTAAGAAAGCAATCATGGCTGCAAAACCCCACCTGTTCTCTTCCAAGATGGAAACCAGAATTTTGGAATGGCAGAGGCTTCAggctctgggaagcagagacaagcaaaGAATAGAGTGCACTGTCCTTTTGCAATATGGGCTCGCTTGCCTGCTggctcctctcctgctctctcagaTGGTGGCTGGGGCTACTTGGGCTAGGAATAATCATGTCCAGGTGGCTGCCCTTCCACAGAGGAAAGGGACAGGCAATGGGGGGACAAAGTTGCTATCTTTTCTACATAGACTGTGCAAAGTGCGCAAACGGACGGAGGCTGCGCAAAACGAGGAAGCAAAAGTTAAACAGCTGACCCGTTTGGTGTATGTGTGCCAGTGGAGGGGACCTTCTAAAAGGGGTTATGCAGCAAGCATTCCTGCTAGTCCCCATATTTGAAACCTTGTCCAAAATTCTAATCAAATTCACTTCCAAAGCACAACTGGGCATATATTTAGTTCCTTAAGGAGTTCACGGTGCAAACGGTCCATGCTTAAGGACTGGATCCaggctgctttcttctctcttaccTCATTTTCCCCTGCTGCTCAAATAAATAGTGTTCTCTGCTcagtcctcccttccccctcctccttctgcaATCTCAGCGCCTAGCCCAaatctgttttcttcattgtAACCTCAGCTTCACCGCAATTAattttttcccccctctggtCACAAGATAATTCCTGACGCCAGTGAGTCTGGAGGTCAGACGAGCAGCAAATTGGGGAACAAGGCGGCACTAATTCCTTACAAGTTTCCCTTGAAAGTtcttgagagagaggagagagaggagagagagagagaggagagagaNNNNNNNNNNgagagagggagagagagagatctttagTTGTTCAAGGGATTTATTTATGACCTCAGAGCTGAGGGTTCGAACCAGTATTGGacggggtagggtggggtgggggaagggaacctCAGAGAACTTGGGCTCCTCCAGAAAAGGCAAATTCTTAAAAGTTAATGGTtttaagattttttctttttttttttttttttcaaatctgtgCTGGCTCTACAGCCCCGCCTCCCCTCGGTATCAGAGCTTCCTCATTCCTCGCATCGGAGGCTCAGCGGTCCTCGGCGTCAGACCAGCCTGAGGACGCCTGTTAGCAATTTAAACCCACTGTGAACGCCCAGGGCCGGGGAGGCGGTGCCGAGGGCGGGCGGGGGTGGAGCCTTGGCGGCCTGCTTTGAATAAGGGGGTGTGTCCTAGAGCGGACTCTATAAGAGCCGGCTGCTGCCAGCGTGCGCGCAGTTTGCTGCTTTACGcgtccttttctcttctctagcTTTACTACTTTCCACCATGAAGGCGCTGAGCCCGGTGCGCGGCTGCTACGAGGCGGTGTGCTGCCTGTCGGAACGTAGCCTGGCCATTGCGCGAGGCCGCGGTAAGAGCCCGTCGGCCGAGGAGCCTCTTAGCCTCTTGGACGACATGAACCACTGCTACTCGCGCCTGCGGGAACTGGTGCCGGGAGTCCCGCGAGGCACTCAGCTTAGCCAGGTGGAAATCCTGCAGCGTGTCATAGACTACATCCTCGACCTTCAGGTGGTCCTGGCAGAGCCGGCGCCTGGACCCCCGGACGGTCCGCATCTCCCGATCCAGGTGCGAGAGGGAGCCAGACCAGGCTGCTTTGAGCGCGCGGGCAGGGATGCTGCGGGTCTGACCTATCGCGTCCCCGAGTACCTCGGCTAACTGGTCTCTTATCCTTCTTTCACAGACAGCTGAGCTCACTCCGGAACTTGTGATCTCCAAGGACAAGAGGAGCTTTTGCCACTGACCCGGTTCTTCTGGCACCTCCCGGTAAGTTTTCTCCTGACGCTGGCGAGGAGGGAGGCTTGCATGAGAAAATCCTGCCTTTGACAGAACATCCTAAAGCTTAGGGTTCGGTCGGTTTAGGGAAAGCCAAGCCACTGAGAGGCAAAAAGACTCTCTATGAAGAGTTAGAATAAGACGACAGAACCAATGTCAGTATTGGTGTGCATTCCTAAGTTACGCTGTTTCTGCTCATCCCGGGTGGCCAGAGCCCGGGACAAGGGGGCGCGCGGCTCGCACCAAATGAGTCTTTCAATAAGGGAGCCCCCCCACACTTTCCACTAGTGTTATTTCTAAGCGGGAGGGGGAGTGGTAACTCCGCCTGTGGTCCTTTGGCGCCAACTGGGTGGAGGCAGTGTGGGGCGCGGAGTTATCAGCTGGAGGTAAAGACCGAGTTTCCTCCCTGGCGCCGGCCAGTCTGCGGCATCCTCCGCCTGGGCGCGCTCGGCGGAAACTGACGGCTCCCTcgctcttctctcctcccccgcCCAGAACGCAGGTGCTGGCGCCCGTTCCGCTTGGGACCCTGAGACTCTGGGACCCTCTCTCCAGCCGGAAGCCTGAGGGCAAGGATGAGCTTCGATCTTGCCCAGCCCTCTTCAACTTACCCTGAACTCTATGCCTCGAGGCTGGACCTGGAGCCCGAGAGCGAAGGACTGAACTTGGGTGGCCTGAAGAGCTAGCACTCGCTGGTCAGCAGCTGGGCAACGTCACTCTGTCCCCACCCTGGCTTTTCCGAGAACGGGGTGTCGAGGGGATGTGGGGGGATGCGAGTGGCTGCCCTGCACATTCTGCCAAGGCAGCATAAGAGCTGgtcttctggtttccttggagaAAAGCTCTGTTGCCCTGATTATGAACTCTATAATAGAGTATATAGCTTTTGTACCTTTTTTACAGGAAGGTGACTTTCTGTAATCATGTGATGTATAGTAAACTTTTTATAAAAGTTAACATTTTGCATAATAAAccatttttgaaaacttttgtgTATGACATCTCCTTAGGAGCTTGGGGCGAGCATATTTGCATACCCTTTTAGGGATGAGAAAGCTCCCAGCTGAAGCTGTGAGGGGTAGGGTGGCTTTAGGAAGGGATCTGGCTGGGAGTCCCCGAATCCTTTGGTTGAAAGCAAGGATCTGTGATCCTACCCTGTCAATTACAGGAGCCTCTCCTACAGTCAGCAAGGCTGAGGCTCAATCTTTTTTTACTTCAGTCCCTTGAAACTTTGCAGCAGCTCTTAGATGTTGCAATTGATTGGGCATACCTTCCTGACTCCTGGGGGTCAAGTGTGGGAATGAACCATTTGAACAAACTGCTTCCACTAACTTCTGCTTTCTGGCCTGGCTTCCTTCAAAGACTTCAGAACTCTTTGGAAAAAGGAACCCTGGGATGGGGGTATAGTGATgtactttaatcctagcacttgcaaGCCAGAGGCGcacagatctcttgagtttgaaaccaggcttcatatagtgagttccaggatggtcagCTCCATGGTAAGACCCTGTGTAGGAAAACCATGCCCAGGGTCTTACCTCAGGTCTGCAGCCACTTCTCAGGATGCAGGCTTGCTGGGAAACTCTAAAGTTCCCTTAATGTTCAGTAAACTTTGGCCTGGGGTTTTGGAAAATAGTATTGTGGTTGGCTGGCATGGGACCTTAGACTGGCCATTTTGGGGGTCAGGTCTGGGAGATGGGCACAAGGCAAGGCATCATTCCATGCCCATCTGTCTACCCCCAACATGGCTGCACCCCAGGTGGGCTGCATCAGGCCCCCATCTTCACAGGATCCCTGTTCACATCTCATCTGTGTCAGCCTTGGCATGTGTTGCTTCTATTTCATAACATTTCATTACCCTTAGTGCATTAACCCTCCTGAGCTTTCTGGGGTAAAACGGGGCGGGGGGTGCGACCTCTTTGCCAGTTGTCCCTCCAGTTTGATTAATAGTTTTTAACTTGTTCTGGGACCTGGTTTAGTTGGATGAGCTGATGGAAGACATGACCATCCTTCCGAAATCACACATGAAATATTGCAGAGTAATAGCAGACCTCCCACCTTCTGCAGGTCCTGTTTCCGTGTAAGACAACTTTGCCTTAAATTTAAGACTCTAGTGGCATTCATCTTGGACTGTGTGTTGAGGCACGCTATGCTCTCTGAATAAGACCCATCAAACGTGAACATCCTGGATTGGCTGGATACTGCAGGCTACGCCTCCAGTTTCCACATTTGTACCAGTTCTGAGGTGTCTGCCTTCTGTTCACTTAGACCAAGGAAGGTTTGAAAGCTTCAGTGGAGCAAGCCACTTCTCTCGGAGCCCAGCTGCCTTCAAGGACCAAAGATAATGATGGGAAACTTCTTTGAAATGCATCACACACCTACGAGGCATTATTAAGCTAATTCCAAGGAAATTGCTTGTCAGGACTCCCAGGGATGAGCAGTTCAGGTGGCTGGGACAAAAGCTTAGACCATCTCGCCAATCCATTAGTCATTAGAAACTGAAAGCAGTTTAGCCCTAGGTCAGAAACCTCTGAGTTAGTCTGCTGTGGTAATCATTTAGGGGCGTGCCTACCAGGTGCTCTGGTCCATTTCGTCCTAATCTTTTTTTCTAATCAGCAAGGTGTGTATCTTGAATAGGTTGATCAAGGTCACAGCAAGGAAGTGGGAGACGGTTTTTAGGAAAGCCAGCTTCCTCTAGCGTCACAAAGACCGGGTTCTCATTCTCTACTTCAGACAGCTCTTTCCTCCGTCAACTGCTTCGTGAGTGGGGCACAAATTAGGAGTCCAGTAAGAGCTTGTtgggggaaaacaacaacaacaacaaaaaaacaacccacgaAGGTTATCTTAGTTCTGCATGAAATAAGATGATGGTTCATCCCTTAAAATTGTACGGCTCAGATATAAAAGACCACATGAAATATCTTCCTGGCTCTCCTCGAACTATGCAATTTAGAGTCCTGAGCTGATCTCGCAGCTCTGAAGCAcccacacgcacgcacgcatgcacgcacacacatatatgttagcACATGGCCACACGATTCCTAAGTGACAAAGCAGGAATTCAAATTCATGTCCACTGCCTTCCAAGAAGGCAGTGCACTACCCTAGTCCACAGAATGGGACGCTCCTCCTCAATTTTAAGTCTTCCGAGTAGTTATGGCAGTCCATGGTTACCACTCTTTCCCAGGCACACCTCCCTCTCCCCCCGGCTGCACCCTTACAACTTCTCTCGCTCGCTTTCCCGCAAAAACTGCAGCTCTCCCCCACTAGCCCCGCTCCAGGCGAGAAGCGGCTCAGCGGCGCCAGGGAAGGGCAGAGGCTCGGCCCACGTGGCCCCGAGGCTGGGAGGGCGGGGCTCCGGGCCCCGCCCCCGGTTCGGCcccgccccggccccgcccccgGCCGGCTGCCCGCGCTCCCCCGCCGCCCGCGGGCCCTGGGGGCCGCTCGCAGGTGTTCGCTGGCGCCCGGATGTCTGAGCTCTGGCTCCGCTCTGGCTCCGGCTCCCTCCGCAGCCTGCGGGCGGGGCTCGCAGCCCATCCGGAGCCTCGCGGCGCCCCCGCTGCTCTGCCAGCAGCAAGGCTCGCAGCTTCCAACCCGGCCTTGGGGGGAGGGagcccacccctccaccccccccacccACGGCCGAGTCACTGACCCCACCGCTCTCGTGCTTGCCCCCATCGGCGCTCAGGCCGCTGCAGCCTTAGCCGCACCCCCACCCGGGTTTCCTGACTCGGCCCGGAGGCCGCCTGCAGCGCAGCccgctccttccttccttcattctttcggGCAGCGCACATTCCTCGGGCGCCTGCGACATGCCCTGCACAAGGCCTTGCCGACCTTCCGAGAGTGGCCTCCGGCCACCAGGCTTCCCTGTTCCTCCCTAGCCCCGCCCGAAGCTGGCCGTGACGCCCTACTTTACTCCAGAGTTCTCTTGAAGTCAGAGTTCTCCCTCCAGTTAGGATTGAGTCCGAGGCAAGGCTAAGGGGTCGTTGTGGCAATTATGATGGGGTCAGAGGGTGGGCCGAACTGGGGTTCCAATTAGCTTTGGTAATAGTTTGTGGCTTGGCCTCATGGACTAGGTGTGGGGGTCAGATTAAGGGGACCTGGAGACCAAGATTTGGGGGTTGCCTCAGACTAGCTTTCTTTAAGCTCCTCCCCTAGCTCAGAGTTACAACCCTCCTATTGGGGGCTCACCATCACCTTAGCCACCCTTATTGCCCTTCCTGCTGGAGACATCTCTCTCATCATCATTTTGCTCTTCTGAGCCAGATGTCAGAGGCCGAAGCCTCTTGGGCCTGAAGCCGCATTGTCAATAGAAACCCATGTTGACCAGGGTAGGGAGGGATGCCACCCAAGAGCCGCGTGTGTTTAGCAGCAAGCTGCTGTTCCTCACAATACCTTTTCGCATTTGTTCACAAGTCTAAAGCCTGTCAGGAATGGAAAGACCCCCAGAATTGACATATGTGGCTGTTCAGAGACACCCAGCTAGTTAGAGGTCAAGACAAGACTCCCCCGCCCAACAAAACTCCCCcgcccccaagacagggtttcgctgtgtagccctggctgttctggaactcactctgtagaccaggggttgacctcgaactcagaaatccgcctgcctctgcctcccaagtgctgggattaaaggcgtgcgccaccactgcccagctaagacaAGACTCAAATTCTGTTGTCATGTGTTTTcatcaggaggttgaggcaggaggatcctgagtttaaATTCAGCCTAGGATATGAAGCAAgaactaatattaaaaataaagacaagggGTTTGAGAGGTGGCTCAcaggtttaagaaaaaaaaaaaaaaccagcctagtctaccaGAAAagccagagtttggttcccagcacacactgcCGATCCAgaggatccagcgccctcttgTGGCCGCCACGGgcatgagcacacatacagaaaatgaGAAGCAGATCAATGGAGCCAGCTGTGGCGGGTGAATGCCCGTTACCCTTATACtcggaaggtagaggcagaaagattaagaattcaaggccatctttcaCTACATTGAGAACTGGAGGCCAAGTGCAGCAGGGCTAAAGCAGCTACCTGCCACGCCTGGTGACcggagttcagtccccagagtGTCCAAAGTGAGAAGAGAACACATTCccacaagttgacctctgaccttccatGCACGCTGCAGCATGAACGTGCCCCGAACACACTCCCACATAATCCACTTTACAAAGTCGGAGGCCAGCGTGAGCCACagaagactccatctcaaaaagcTACGAAAGAACAATGgccaggggggctggagagatggctcagccttgaagagcactggctgctcttccaggggacctgaattcgattcccagcacctacatggcaactcacaactgtccataacaccagttccagggggtctaacactctcacacagacacccattcaggcaaaacaccaatgcacataagataaataaattatctttaaaacctGAATGGTCTAAGTATAAAGGACAAGTCTGAGTGAatacagacagatctctgagtttgagatcagcctcgCCCAccgaatgagttccaggatagccagggctccacagaggaaccctgcctccaaaagccaaaaggagaggaagaaaaggctcAGGCTAAACCTCCTAGATTCGAATCCAGGTCCCTTTCCAACCACAGAGGTTTCCCTACACCAGAGGGGTCATTCTTATTCCTGCTTTGGGGATGGGGTGGGCTGGAGCCTTGCCAAGCCAAGGACTTCCCACACAGCTCTTACAGAGCAACTGCTAGGGCCTGCTGGAAGGCCCAGCCCTTCAGAGGCTCTGGAAGAGGGTAGTCAGGAGGGCGCTAGTACTCTGTCCCTGCCcagccccttccctgcctcccttgcCAGGAacaaacagagggagggagaccaAGCAGGACCTcagagctgggagggaggggggaggctgtGAGAACGCTCAGGCTCAGCTGAGCTGGGTTGTTATAGATGCATACATACGGAACTCATTACCCTACATCAAGGTGGTCGCTGGCCAGCTGGCAGTGGATGGGTTTGGGGTAGAAGTGTGTATTGTATGGCAGGAAAGTACTTACGGGCCAGCTGAGTCCCCAGGATCACTCACCCACTCCATGACCTGGTTCTTACCAGGTCGTTTGATTTTCAGCCTGTGCTCTTTCTAGCACCCCAACAAATGGCCTCTGTACCCTGTGCCAAGCCGCCCCTGTAGGTTATGTGGGAGACTTGTATTGGGAACACCAATACAGACAAATGCATTCTCCCCAACTTGCACCCCGATCCTCATCATGTGGGTCCGCGAGCGCATCCAGATGTGTGACATGCTGCACTATTCATGACTGCTTGGTTTTTTCCCAAGACTTACCCTGGTGGGAGGTCCTAAACCTGCCAATCACCTCTTTCACTTGCAGATGCATCTGCCTAAACAGGAACAGCAAGATATTGTTCAAAAGAGCCTGATAGGAGTGCCCAGCTCCTTACAGGCTACATGGgaacagagtctgaaggaagggcaTGTCTTCCGTTTCCCTCCAAGAGGTTGTGTGACCCTAAGCTATTAGGGTTAACTTGGGGTAACCAGTGTGTTTGCCTGCTGTCTGCAGAGCTTTGGGATTTTTGCACAGCTTGGGGACCCAGCTGAGCAGTAGCCGTCTGACCCTTAACACCATTCCCAGTATCTTCAAGCGAAGAGAGAAGGAGCTTTTACTTAAAACTTtgagactgggaagatggcttagttagGAAAGAGCCTACTATGCGGGcattgaggacctgagtttgcatctccaagactcacataaaaagctggtgCAGCAGtctatacctgtaatcccagtaccaggAACGGAAGAGGCAGGAACACCCCGGGGGAGGGGGAGATTATTGGTAAGCCATTCTAGAccaatctgtgagctccaggttcagtgagaggctctgtctcaaaatataaagttggtcatcaatggaagacGATGCTTGACTCcgacctctggcttctgtacaTACATGTCCTtatacacacacctgtgcacaccccccccacacacacaccccacaaaagTCCATCCATACCAGTTCACACAACATACTAAACGGCCCCAGCCATAGCAGCTCCTCTGTGAGCCTGGAAAGCAGACACATCTGGCTGGATTCCCTGCTTTGTCCTGCATCCCCTTTGCCACCACGGGCAAGTCATTTTTCCTCTCAGAGCCTAGCTGGATTGATGCGCTGATGATATTTGATGACACGTGTAAAGCTCCTGGCCCTTGTTGGGCCCTGGGTGGGCCCCACCAGGGAGTTTGTGGGGTATAGTGTCTCATTCCCTGACAGGGTTGCTCACCAGGTTCTTAGGTATTGCTGTTGGCAGAACTCAGCATCTTAGGACCACCTACCCAGCGCATGTGCTCTCCACAGCCGATCCAGGCGAGCAGATTGGTACTTAAGGAATGAACAGCGCAGGGAAGCCATCGGCTGGACTCCCCTCCTGAGCTCTGCTACCTTGGACAAACTACTTCACTTCTCTGTGTCTGAGGTCTGCCATCCTGTGAGAAGAAACTGAGTCCCAGAGTTAGATGATGACTCAGGCAGGGTCATATGGAAAGAAAATACTCGCAGACCTGGATCTAAAA from Mastomys coucha isolate ucsf_1 unplaced genomic scaffold, UCSF_Mcou_1 pScaffold18, whole genome shotgun sequence carries:
- the Id3 gene encoding DNA-binding protein inhibitor ID-3, with protein sequence MKALSPVRGCYEAVCCLSERSLAIARGRGKSPSAEEPLSLLDDMNHCYSRLRELVPGVPRGTQLSQVEILQRVIDYILDLQVVLAEPAPGPPDGPHLPIQTAELTPELVISKDKRSFCH